The window TCGTCACATCATCAAGGAGACGCCCACCAAGGAGGAGTTCCTCGCGTGGCAGGGTATCGCCGGTGTGGATAAGAAGAAGTTCGTGAATACCAACGGCAAGCGGTACAAGGATCTGGGTCTGAAAGAGACCATTGATTCCATGTCTGATGCAGAGTTGTTCGGCTTGTTGGAGAACGACGGTATGCTCGTGAAGCGCCCCATTCTCGTGGGAGACGATTTCGTGCTCATCGGTTTCAAGAAAGCCGAGTGGGAAACCCGCGAGTGGTAAGAGGTGAGATAGAATAGGAAACCGCCTTCGGCGGAATAGTCGGGTGATTTCGCCTCCGGCGGCCAAAGGGCTATGACCCTTTGGAATCCCTTTCTCGCCTTCGGCGAAAATAAATAATTAAAAGGCCTTGGAGATCCATTTCTCCAAGGCCTTTTTATACTTAACCGCGCCAAAGGCGCATGTGGGATTCTTAAGGCCTTCGGCCTTAAGCCTGCCGGGAGGCGAAATCACCCGACAATAGCCGCTCGCAGAGCGGCATCCCCTTCTGATTTTATTTCACACCACGTTTCTTAAAGAAGGCGACATATTGTTTGTCGGTCCCCATGATGTGTTCCACGAGCCAGTCCTTGAGGAAGTTCATTACCTCGATGGACACAACTGCCTTTCCGGACTGAAGCGCCAGCTCGAAATCGCCGACCTTCTCCACGAACTGGGTGTGGATGGCCTTGTGCTCCTCGGTCTCGGGGTAACGATGCAAGGCAAACAGTTTCTCTTCGTAAGCAAAGTGGGTGACCACGTAGTCCTTGAGGCCTGCCACGATCCGTTGGATGACTGATGCGGATTCCTTGTTGCGCATGGCCCGGTTCAACTCGTTGATGAGTTTGACCAAGGTCTTGTGCTGATTGTCGATGGAATCGATGCCCATGGCGAGTTTGTTGGTCCAGCTGACGAGATCATCGCTGGTGTTGACGGCTGC of the Pseudodesulfovibrio sp. zrk46 genome contains:
- a CDS encoding ArsC/Spx/MgsR family protein, with the protein product MDFEIRHIIKETPTKEEFLAWQGIAGVDKKKFVNTNGKRYKDLGLKETIDSMSDAELFGLLENDGMLVKRPILVGDDFVLIGFKKAEWETREW